One window from the genome of Salvia miltiorrhiza cultivar Shanhuang (shh) chromosome 7, IMPLAD_Smil_shh, whole genome shotgun sequence encodes:
- the LOC130992870 gene encoding uncharacterized protein LOC130992870 — MDNLHQQTACTAGAEAVLSLQPSSSISLTYHSLFGPHNDLMLLELDNRLLPEIMNQRVTLRGQPDEDAVLCTSSKTYAVKFVGTSNSVLLIPPSDDVSGSCNNKDGDSMVVASVLKVAPGCMELVEVAPKLDELKVLLSQNPYSFSEDSEMDTSEGREKTGLGLYRWEDLVERIQASDEELKMGLQSLSAVEIDGYWRILDDSYTHTILSMLLHNVILNDWSVNALNEDEVLGVLESDGFPRNIAEHCMQAYCSKVDDGDVSVSRWWKLDERRVCVCLAREILKGGKMKLEIFMEQWTRKLPDGMCASFEMLEGEVLTEKLGIETWLYSFSVSSLPSTPAERFAILFQQRLKWEWKDLQPYVRDLKVPGLTSEALLLKYTRRTQSTAEAEPVFSAR; from the exons ATGGATAATTTACACCAGCAAACTGCATGCACTGCTGGTGCAGAAGCAGTTCTAAGCCTTCAACCCAGCTCTTCAATATCTCTCACTTATCATTCTCTGTTTGGCCCCCACAATGACCTTATGCTTCTTGAACTCGACAACAGGCTCCTCCCTGAAATCATGAATCAAAG AGTAACATTAAGAGGACAGCCTGATGAAGATGCAGTTTTGTGTACTTCATCAAAGACCTATGCTGTTAAATTTGTGGGTACATCCAACTCCGTGCTTCTCATACCTCCCTCAGATGATGTATCTGGATCATGTAATAACAAAGATGGCGACAGCATGGTGGTTGCATCCGTCCTCAAAGTTGCGCCTGGTTGCATGGAACTTGTTGAGGTCGCACCAAAATTAGATGAACTTAAAGTGCTCCTCTCTCAAAATCCTTACAGTTTTAGTGAAGACTCAGAGATGGACACATCAGAGGGGAGGGAGAAGACAGGGTTGGGTCTATACAGGTGGGAGGATCTGGTTGAAAGGATACAGGCAAGTGACGAGGAATTAAAAATGGGTCTACAATCTCTTTCGGCGGTAGAAATTGATGGATACTGGCGCATTTTGGATGACAGTTATACGCACACGATCCTGAGCATGCTTTTGCACAATGTGATATTGAATGATTGGTCTGTCAATGCACTTAACGAGGATGAAGTTCTGGGCGTGCTAGAATCAGATGGATTCCCTAGAAATATTGCAGAGCATTGCATGCAAGCCTATTGCAGTAAGGTGGATGATGGGGATGTTTCTGTAAGCCGTTGGTGGAAATTGGACGAGAGGCGTGTTTGTGTGTGCCTAGCAAGAGAAATCCTGAAAGGAGGGAAGATGAAACTCGAAATCTTTATGGAGCAGTGGACCCGTAAACTTCCTGATGGGATGTGTGCTAGCTTTGAGATGTTGGAAGGCGAAGTTCTAACAGAAAAGCTAGGAATTGAAACTTGGTTGTATTCTTTCAGTGTATCTTCTCTCCCTTCGACTCCTGCAGAGCGGTTTGCCATACTATTTCAGCAGCGGCTCAAGTGGGAGTGGAAGGATTTGCAGCCATATGTCCG GGATCTAAAAGTGCCAGGTCTTACATCAGAAGCTTTACTCCTCAAATATACTAGAAGAACTCAGTCAACTGCCGAGGCAGAACCTGTCTTCAGTGCTAGATGA